From the Psychrobacter sp. P11F6 genome, the window GCAAGATCCGCTTTGATATCTTCGATGTGCTCGATACCAATTGATAGACGTACCATATCAGTGCTTACACCTGCATTTTCGAGCTCTTGCTCATTGAGCTGGCGATGCGTGGTCGTCGCTGGATGACAGGCTAGTGATTTGGCATCACCGATATTGACCAAACGAGTAATCAATTGCAGCGCATCGATAAAGCGAGCGCCAGCTTCCAAACCACCTTTAACACCAAAGGTCAAAATAGCAGAAGGCGTGCCTTTCATATATTTTTTGGCAAGCTCATGCTCAGGATGATCTGGCAAACCTGCATATTTCACCCAAGCAACTTTATCATGGTCACGTAGATATTCAGCAACGGCTTGGGCGTTTTGCACATGACGCTCCATACGTAGACTCAATGTCTCCATGCCCTGCAAAATACCAAAAGCATTGAGCGGGCTAAGTGCCGCGCCAGTATTACGCAGCGGTGCCACACGAGCACGAGCGATAAAGGCTGCTGCGCCCACGTCTTTGACAAAGTTCACACCGTGATAACTATGATCTGGCGTGTTCAATAACGGGAAACGCTCAGGATAGTCGCCCCATGCGAATTTACCACTATCGACAATCGCCCCACCAATCGAGGTTCCCGTACCACTCATATACTTGGTCAACGAATGAATGACAATATCCGCACCAAACTCAAAAGGACGGCATAGCGCAGGCGTTGCAACCGTACTATCAATCACGACTGGCACGCCATATTCGTGAGCGATATCACTCAGCGCTTGAATATCTACGATGTTACCCAATGGATTACCGATACTTTCAGCAAAGACCATCTTAGTCTTATCATCAATCAAATCACGAATCGCCTCAGGGTTTTTGTGGTCAAAGAAGCGGACTTCGATACCTTGACGCGGCAATGCGTGGGCAAATAAATTATAAGTACCACCATACAAGGTCGACACAGCAACGATATTATCGCCCGCTTCACAGATGGTTTGAATCGCATAAGTGATGGCTGCCATGCCAGATGCTACTGCAAGGGCACCGATACCGCCTTCGAGCGCCGCGACACGTTCCTCCAACACGGCATTGGTCGGGTTCATAATACGGGTATAGATATTGCCTGCAACTTTTAGATCAAACAAATCAGCACCATGCTGAGTATTATCAAAAGCATACGAGCTGGTG encodes:
- a CDS encoding O-acetylhomoserine aminocarboxypropyltransferase/cysteine synthase family protein, with translation MSDEQAAQQTAQKSATPQRLETLAIHAGYSVEPTTKAVAVPIYHTSSYAFDNTQHGADLFDLKVAGNIYTRIMNPTNAVLEERVAALEGGIGALAVASGMAAITYAIQTICEAGDNIVAVSTLYGGTYNLFAHALPRQGIEVRFFDHKNPEAIRDLIDDKTKMVFAESIGNPLGNIVDIQALSDIAHEYGVPVVIDSTVATPALCRPFEFGADIVIHSLTKYMSGTGTSIGGAIVDSGKFAWGDYPERFPLLNTPDHSYHGVNFVKDVGAAAFIARARVAPLRNTGAALSPLNAFGILQGMETLSLRMERHVQNAQAVAEYLRDHDKVAWVKYAGLPDHPEHELAKKYMKGTPSAILTFGVKGGLEAGARFIDALQLITRLVNIGDAKSLACHPATTTHRQLNEQELENAGVSTDMVRLSIGIEHIEDIKADLAQALASA